The segment ATTTATATTGTGGGCAAGGTTGAAGCTTTGGTGTTTTAGTTCAGTTGAAGATGGGTCACACTGCAGTATGGAATTCTCATCCCAAGACGTACGGATCAGGATCACGGGCCTGTCGTGTGTGTGGAAACCCACATGCCATTATTCGCAAATATGGTCTTATATGCTGTCGTCAGTGCTTTCGCAGTTATGCCAAAGACATTGGCTTTGTTAAATATCGTTAAGTTGTCAGTAAAATATTTAAGCTGTTTGATATTTGTAGCAAGTATTTGcatcatcaatgacaatcactcTATTGAATTTGGGTTGTTCTGGACGCCTTCCCCATGTACAATCAAACGCTCTTGTTTTAAGATCCAATGTTAGTCGTGTATTGCACACAATTCAAAATTATTATCTGTAATGATCGAGTATTTACTAATTTGGAAGAGGTTTTTTTGGAATTCTTACATGTGTTTCATGCTTGAAATGACCTAATTAGTTTAAAATCACGTGTTGTTGCTTTATAAGGTTGAAATATGCTGGTTACCAGGTAGACCCGTATGAACTCGGATTGATGGTGACACTAGTTAATAGGTTGCTAGTATTAAATGGTTTATTAAGATACAAGTACTAGGAAACATTTGTATTAAAATTGCCCAGCTGATTTTACTGGTATTCTGGGACTAAATTACACTGTTTTTGGATGTGAAATGCAATAGCACTGGATTAGTAATGTGAAAATATATAGAAAGTATTACCTGAAGTTTGGTGAAGGGAAGTCATGGTAAAACACGAACAGTGAAATTGTGGGTTGGtcctttgggtttttttttttaattctggcAGAATCACTTTCTCTGGCTAATGATATTGCTATCAGCAACCTGAAAGCATTGTAGTGCAATTTGACCTTATTTTGGTCTTTATAGCTCTTTATGTTTGTGGGCATCCCCTATTTCCTTGTTTTGTAGAGAGCTATTTTTGACAATTCTCGTTTAAGAGTTGTATTTGAAATGATCGAGTGGCTTGCTAATAAATGAACTCTTTTATATTCCATCTGTGAATGTTTGTAGTAGTTTCCACTTTACGTTCCTACCTTTCTTAATGCATATGAACACTTCGGAGGGCATTCTGAGGGTGTGGCATGATCTCAAGCCTTATAATTTAGATTTGAGTGTTTTAATAATGATATAAATATCTTTTTCTATTATCAATCTTTGTTTGATATCTATCCTTTAATCATGAATGCATTGGGTGATTTTGCTGTAGTCCAATGACTTATATTTTCACTTTGTGACGTGATTTCTGGTTAGttatttattgtttggattataaATATGGTTGGAAGTACtatttttagatctaatttctTTCTGATTAGTTGCTATGTTTGAGATTTTTGAATAATTATGTGCAATCAATCCAAgtaaagttgtaaaatgttgtaataCATTCAAAATAGTTAAAAAGAATTGAAATTGATTGCCTGCTGATTTCTTGGCATATACCCCCTTATACTGAGGGGGCAAGGATATGCTTCATTTATTTACTTGATACCAGACATCCATGAGCACTAAACTAAACCAAAGATAAAAGGGAAGAGTCTTCTTTGTCTTTGATGTGAACTGAGCTAAAATAATATTTTCTTAGTTGCACAAAAGTTATATCAATACTGAGCTAAAACAGAAGTCTTTATATTGTAGAAAAGTTATCTCTATACTGAGCTGAAACAGAAGTCTTTATATTGTAGAAACTATGTTATCTCTAAACTGAGATACAACAGAAGTCATATTGTCGAAAATTGAGGCAAAACAATGACTTGTCTTCTTCTCAATTTGATATACAATGAAAACCATAATTCTCTTAAACTGAGCTAAAATTTATCAAGTTCAAAGACTCGTGGATTTGCTTCACCCTGCTTCACAAGTCTCTTCCTCCTTGGAACAGAGGCTGTTTGTACTCTGAATATCAACATAAAAGAAGTTAGTTTTGTCTCCAAACTGAGATGCAATTGAGGTTATCATTTTCTTCAAACTTAGCTGTAACAAAGGTATCTTTTTTGCCAAACTGAGCTGAAACAGAAGTTTCTTCTTACCCAGATTGTTTTAAAATGGCATTGGTTCCATCTACTTCTTGAAGCTGAGTGAAAATAATTTTCTGTAGAAAATTCTAGAAAATTGATATTACGACGAACAATATTTCCTCTAGAAACTGATCAGATACAAATCATTTTTGTCTTGAAATTGAGCTAGGACAAGGGTAAATAGGCTTGTGGATTGACTTTGGTTTCATCTAATTCTAAAAGGTACTGAAGTCTTCCGAGCCAAGCCTAGCTTGCAAAAAATCTTGTGTTTTGAGCGGAGTGTGATCTAAAGTCTTCGGAGCTACAAGTGGAGCTCGAACAGAAACTAGTACTGGGCTACAAAGAACACATCTTCTAGGAAATTCATAGGTTCTTAATGAGAATTTACCAATACAGAGAAATAATTTAGTGTTGGCCATCTCAAGTGTGTGGATAATTCTGAATAAACCTTGACCattatttttgtcttttcaacCTAAATTTCAGTGACATCATAGGTTCCTTGCCTCTTCAAACTATCATGGTTTGTATCATGGTTGGTCAGGTGTAGCATTTCGACAACAGCATCTTGGCTCAGGCTATTATTTTTTATGTGCCTTCTGCTTTTTATATCTTGTTTAGAACAAGGTTTATAGGGTACGTGGATTGACAAATATCCAGCAAATTCTGCAAGTTCTTAAGCGTTATGAGCCTAGCTTAGCTTGAAAAGATGTGGTTAAATCTGAGCTTGAACTGAAGTCATCTCAGTGATAAAAAGCTGAGTTTGGACATAAACTGGTTAAACTGAACTATAGAACACATCTTCCAGGAAATTCAAGTTTTTAATGAGAATTTACTGAGGATTATTAGTATTGTGGAGCTCTCGATTCATCAGAGAGATAATCTGTCATAGTCCTCTGGCTTCCGTAGGAGTTGGTAGATCTCAACCTTCATTATATTCATTTTCTCAACCTAATTTTTGTGCTGTAAATGAGATCCTTGCCTCTCCCAGCAATCATGGTTTGTCAGGTGCAAGATTTCAACCAACAGAATCCTGTTTCAGGCTATTATTTTTCTGTGctttttgctttttatttctttcttttctttgaattATCTTTCATCTGAAATGCACTTTAGTGGATAATGATTTAGCTTTTAAGTTTTAAATTTCTTTCCAAACTCAACTATATACTCTACAAGCTTGAGCTACAACAAAAGTTATCTCCTTTCTAAATTGGTATGAAGACAGAAGGCATCTTCCTTTCTAAATTGCTCTATAAAACAAGTGGCATTTTCCTTGACAACTATAAACAATATTTTCTGTTTCCTAAAACCAAACCCatgttggtttttttttttctaGTTCTTGTTTGCTTTAGTGAATTGTTACAATGCAAATGGTAaataataaaaatagagaaacaaatGTAGGCCCATGGTTTTTGGGATCGAATTAACATTTTTGTATTGTGATCCTGGGGGCTAATGTGCATCACTTAAAGGGTCATGGTTTTTGTTTCTTCTGGCTTCAATGTGTAGAAGGCTTCCCCAGGTGTTTATGGAAGGCTATTCAAGGGTTCCTAGAAAGAGGGGTTGTCAATTACAAGCCCATGAAACATGACAGCTATGGATTATGTAATCAAGCCATCTTCTTCAAGTGCACCGCAAACATAATTCTTAAACTCAGGATGCAATAGCAATTGGTCAGGAGCCCCATTTTATTGAGTACGGTGGCAGAAGCTTAATGCAAAACAAAGAAGACTGCATTAAATGGTTCTACCAGACTCAGGGTGTCTCAAATGCCTACCTCAGTAGAATCACTAATTCTGAAGGGGTACTAAACAATAGGAATGAAAAACTTTGTTCAATGAACAACCATTTCTTATTCTGTAAGGGTCACTTAATGATTTTTGGAAATAGAAGGTAAAAAGTGGCGAAGTGAAGGGGATGGATTTGGTTTGAAACTGAATGAAAAATGTCTTTAAGAAACCAAAAATTACTTCAAATTAGATGGATCCGATAATGTTCTCTCTTCCATGTGCCCCTACCATGGGTTATCATCTGAGCCATACATTATAAGTATGATTGATTTATGAGAGGAGTTTTCATGGAGCGCTGAAATTGAATTAACACAGAAAGCAATGACCATTTGCGCGGAAATTGCAGTTTGTCACTATTAGGTATACCCATAATTCAAATTACTGTTCTTTTAATAGCTAATCCCAATTGTGTGGCCTCTACTTGCTAAACCGAAACAATCCATTGTAGCACTACAAGTTCGGTATAAGGATCGGAAGAGTTTCGTacagattggaaagcctttaatAATGTGAAGCTCGATATCGATATCATTCTTTCTAGCAACATTGAAGTCAAGCGCTGGGATTAATTTATATTTTCGTAGGAGTAAAAGCAAAACTACTTTAGCAAACAATCCCTTAAATATGACCTCGTTGAGCTTGTTGTCTGGAAAGTGAATTGTTTGCACTTCCATGTCTTCCTCATTTGTTCGAGAATTTGACTACACTGCCATCTCTCTTCTTTCAAAACTTTTAACCAACTTCAGATATCATGTTATCGACTTATAATTTCCAATAGTTTTTATATTCTTCACATAAATAGTGGCAAACGATGAAGACTGAAGAAATCAAGACCCAATCCATACTTCTCCCCCTATATAATGTTCCAAGATATAACTTGAAACAGCAAGAAGGATACAATGGGTGATTCCCATGCACAAAAATTCCTGGTGGTCCACATAAATGGCaaacaatgaaaaatgaagaaaccaAAGACTCAATCCACATTTCTCTACCATTGCAAGATACACAACTTGAGACGTCAAGAGGGATAAACTGGGCGATTCACATGTGCCCCATAACCCCTGGCGATCCACATAAAAATGTTAATGCATCTTTAATTGGTGACAAAGAGACATCAAGAGGGATAAATTGGGTGATTCACATGCCCCATAACCCTCGGTGATCCACATAAAAATGTTAATGTATCTTTAATTGGTGACAAAGAGAAGAATGAAGACACCATGACCCCAACCACAGCTCTACCCTCATTATGTTCTAGGTGTAACTAGATGGATGAAATGGGTGATTCAGATGCCCATGAATTTCTTGTGGTTCacataaaatattgaaaaaaatgtgAACCAATTTTacctaaaaaaaaaacaaaaaagccaAAGAATCAATTATGTAAAAATTTGAAGGACCAAATAATCAAACCAATAATCAAACAATTTTGAAGATATTAGATTTATTAAAATATGGCTCATTGCATCATTAGAATATCCCAAGACACCCATGGATATTTAGAATTTGAAAATAGTGTTGAAGATTCATTTCAATAGACTTTGACTTACCCTTTGTCATGGGAAGTGGGAGTAAGTGGGGAAAGGGGATTAGTATCACGATACCGTCCTCAATGTTGTTGATATAGGTTCCATCACCATTGCTCTTCTTTGTTGTGTGGTTTCAATGACTTCAAGTGGTTATTTATTGCACATCTTCTTCCTACTTAATGCAGGGACATTTGTACAAACACTTAGTTGAACTCTTGTGAATTCAGCTCTACAACCCTGAACATTCTCTCTTACAACatagaagaaaaaaaggaaaaataagggAGATCAAGTAAAAATTGaactaatcaatttgcatgaatgaAAAAAATATAAATGGGTAACTAATATGTCAAAACTTATTATCACCATCTATCCAAGCCCTAAAAAATAATACTAGTAAAGAGTCTACGATACAACCACACAAGTCCATTAAAGAAATACACTAAACCTAAAAGTTGAACGAAGATTGAAGCTCAATCAAATTAAAATTAAACCTTTTCAAATGGTCGTATATCTTAATTAATGTCACACCAACTACCACCATTATGTCTCTTGTCAACATGATGCTTCACTAGATGGAATAAGTAGCATTGACAAATTCGCCCTTTGATTTGGCTTGTACTACTCCCCAAAACCATAACTTATCTTAATTGATGTCACACCACCAACTACCACCATTGTGTTTCTTGTCAACATGATGCTTTACTAGATGGAATAAGATTGGCATTGACAAATTCCCACTTTGATTTGGCTTGTACAACACCCCAAATCCATAACTTacatttgaacacatccttgtccCACCTTCCACCCACTCATTTTTGGGTCCTTTTCTCCATGGAATCCAATGTGGCACTTATATCCTTTATATACAACTAGTCACATGCACTCATGCCTTGAAGAGCAAGACACACAAGAATTCAAAACCCCTATTTCCTACTCACACTTCGGTATTGATACGCAAATCTCTAGTTTACCTATAGTGATAGGAAAGGGCTAGGTCTTGTTATAAAAGAGGATATATGAGAATGAACTAACAAGAATGAATAAATGAGAATTTGAGAGTTGTAGAAATGATTATTAAGCATATTCAACTTGAAGGAAAATACTATTTTTTTGGAGTTTGCAGAATTGGAATGCAATGCACATTACACTTACCAGGGATCTGAGGCACATTATTATACATATAAGGGATCCAAAAGAACATCCACTATTTAGATTACAATCCACAACTAGTGCAAACTACATCTAGCACCTATGACATATTTTAACACTTAAAACCTACTTTTTCATTTAACTATTGAATTTACTTAGACATTTGATTGAGGCATATCCTTAAATGAGTCTTAATTGTtgatgatgttcaatttacattcaatatgcaagttataattCTATTATCTAATTTTGTATTATTTAATTTCTTATTGTATATATCTAACAATCTTCTTGCTCGTggcagatgagaggagcatttaatattttctatgtcctatctcaagaatgccacttactataagtatatgacaaagaAGGCacaatcaagcaatgccttgatcggtcatgaccgatcaagacattacttgatcgtacctttttgtttatactaacaaaagCATGTTACGGTAAATGCCAATCGGTGATTATAACCGAAGTTCATCAGTGTATTAACCCAACGCTAACAACCGATAGTATATCGGTGGCTGTTAATGCTAACAACCGATAGTTATCGgggtgttagccttgacaaccgataactattgGTGTAGACTAagacaccgataactatcggtgactaaTACATTGCCACCCGATATGCATTTCGATAACCCGATATATATTATATGCGCTCTGATAAAATATTATATGTAACCcgatataatatatattcaattcgGTATATATTAATCAGCATCATCATTATTTATGTTTAATTGATATTCATTTAAATACatgattcattagatagatgaacatgaggaagatacATAGTGTGTTTATCAATAGATTGCCCGTATGCAAATATAGAATGGCTATCAAGGATAAattaattgcttgatggttttatcatagttatcgatatgataaatgattgaatgagagacttcatttatctctcattcaatcatttatcttaccgaagctattatgcattaacactccctcttagctaggtaagatgaatgaagacaatatattcaagcatcataatTTAATTGATAGTGATCATTTTAGTCATTTATGGGAATCATACCATCTAATCATTTGGTATGtggtatcacctaaacacgtgatactgaAGTTCATCAATCTTACGAttgataggatatcacctaagcatgtgatatcagtattgcctacacgcaatacttaaggataatcatatgagaaagattaatttctcaccttatcctagttgtgataagtgcactaactctttatacaaatgttttatcagaacacaatcatggcacatccatgacataccagagatccaacatgataactggtttggacattataagatcgtcaccttataatgtccccatacaagtgttcactatcttgagagatcgtcacctcttagatgtgaactcaggggatagaatccaaaaaaataaattgtcctaacatgacaaagagatttacacattaaacatcttataggtatgcaaatatagattacaaagcaatttacctttctgtcatacctaaaccttttctgaagtgatcaactttCACTCTGGAAAGGGGTTTGGTTAGAATGTCcgcagtttgatctcctgtacaaacatattgcagttggattgcattcctatctaccatatctcgcacatatggtatggaatctcaatatgcttggatctgtcatgaaacactgggtttactgaaagttttatgcaactctaattgtcacagtgtataacagtgggtttcataggttctccaaacaatcccacaagcaacttcctgagtcatactgcctctcgggcagccatagaagctgcaatgtattctgtcTCGGTGgaattttgagctacagaagactgcttcctggtgatccaagatatcatagctgaacctagactgaagcaacaccccgaagtgcttttcctgtctgttacacttccagcccaatctgaatctgtaaatccatgtaagtctatctcaaccttcttgtatttgagaccaaggtttagagtaccttgtaggtacctcataatgtgctttactgcaaccaggtgtatctcctttggttcacacataaactgacttagagcattgactgcataacaaatatctggtcttgtatttaccagatacatcagggacccaatcatctgtctgtattgggtagaatcagtgggttgtgactctgctgctgcttctttaagtttatgtaggTTGGTTTCCATaagagaggtcatgggtctacaatttagcattctgaatctcttcaaaatatccaaagtgtactttccttggtttagtataatgttgtcaaaattctgccatacttctaatcctaggaagtaatgaaggagtcccaagtccttcatatcaaattctttagatagatcattcttgcattgtttTATGAGTTGATCACTTCCATGCCCTGACAGCTTGTTtgaacccatagagagctttcttgagtctacacacatgagactctgtgccatgaatttcaaagccttcaggttgctctaggtagacttcttttgagatttcaccatttagaaaagctgtcttaacgtccatttggtgTACTTTCCATCCCTTTGTTGCTATAATGGCTAATACGACTCTTACTGAGGTATACCTGGCAACAGgcgcaaaggtttcttcataatctattccttccctttgtgagaagcctctagctacaaatctggccttgtgtttttcaatactgccgtctgcaacatgtttgattttgaacaaccatttagatgaaaccacaaaTTTCTTGGTTggtctaggaacaatctcccaaacatcgttcttcataatggattgatactcttcagacattgcatccttccatacttgatgttgaagtgcatctgatacattgcttGATTCAACTTTAGAgaggtcattcataagggcaacatagctagtaaatttattaggccttttgctttctctgaaggttcctaagggagcagcaaacttctgagcttcttctacagttttggtggcccatagtggtcttttcttgaggttttttcTAGGTGGACTTAaagtttcactcatagtttcctcaggattctccctctgaagctcaagagtaggatctctatctaagccGGGGTTAGGAATATGGACTTCAGGATCTAGAGagatttgggctcttttgaaggctaatttttcttcaaagatcacatccctacttagttcaatgttCTTTTAGCTGAGTATATATATTCTGTAGGCTTTGGatgtttcactgtatcctacaaagattcctctctttccagagggttctaattttaatcttttctccttaggtacatgaatatacacTGGACATCCAAAAATCTTAAGGTGGCTTATATCTGGTTTTGATTTTGTAAAGACTTCTTCAGGGGTcttgtcttcaagatgagagtgaggacatctgttttgaatgtatactGCAGTGCTGGTTGCttttgcccaaagattgatatttagattctaatcaagaatcatagctttggcagcttcaacgattgtcctatttttcctttctgctatcccattttgttgagggttgtaaggtattgttaactccctcttaatccctaaatttttacaaaactctttaaataattctgatgtgtattcccccccattatcagttctaagggttttaattttgtttcctgagtagttttttgttaatgatttgaattctttaagcctattaaggatctcttctgattctttgcatttcagaaagtagatccaggttttcctagagtagtcatcgacaaatatcacataatacaaaaatccccccaatgaatttaTAGACATAGGTCaaaatacatcagaatgaattaactctaatactttacttgttttcctagtactactctgaaAAGCACCTTTAATATTTTTGCCTAGcgcacatcctgtgcatgcccctgagtgatattgctttagcttaggtagacctgtgacaaggtctcccattgatgataaagctctaaaatttaggtggcctagtcttttccagatttcattggcatctgtagtttcatgaattagggctaagttgggctctgtgcatagctcatataggtacccttgtctttgaccaattgtactagctttcttgatagatgagttctttggccaagccaatactttgttgtccatgaatgtcactatgtatccattgtcctctagtgctgatattgagacaagattcctcttaatgcctggaacatataACACTCCttcaagttgtaatgatacacctgacttcagtttgatggtgcagtttccaactcctttgatagggtgtgtggagtcatctccgatggttacctcttcatcattttcctctctcataaagtctagtacttctctgaatcctgtgatgtgtctggatgagccactatcgattacccaggagttcactttgtttgatgtttgatgtgtGAGTGTTGAATATagcacatacttctc is part of the Cryptomeria japonica chromosome 10, Sugi_1.0, whole genome shotgun sequence genome and harbors:
- the LOC131040929 gene encoding small ribosomal subunit protein uS14, with protein sequence MGHTAVWNSHPKTYGSGSRACRVCGNPHAIIRKYGLICCRQCFRSYAKDIGFVKYR